Proteins encoded within one genomic window of Cyprinus carpio isolate SPL01 chromosome B22, ASM1834038v1, whole genome shotgun sequence:
- the capzb gene encoding F-actin-capping protein subunit beta isoform X2: protein MCVSLQNEQQLDCALDLMRRLPPQQIEKNLSDLIDLVPGLCEDLLSSVDQPLKIARDKVVGKDYLLCDYNRDGDSYRSPWSNKYEPPIDDGAMPSARLRKLEVEANNAFDQYRDLYFEGGVSSVYLWDLDHGFAGVILIKKAGDGSKKIKGCWDSIHVVEVQEKSSGRTAHYKLTSTVMLWLQTTKTGSGTMNLGGSLTRQMEKDETVSESSPHIANIGRLVEDMENKIRSTLNEIYFGKTKDIVNGLRSIESLPDNQKYRQLQRELSQVPDPASDLH from the exons atgtgtgtttctctgcagaaCGAGCAGCAGTTGGACTGTGCCCTGGACCTGATGAGGCGCTTGCCTCCGCAGCAGATCGAGAAGAACCTCAGTGACCTCATCGAcctg gtgccCGGTCTGTGTGAAGACCTGCTGTCGTCGGTGGATCAGCCGCTGAAGATCGCTCGTGATAAAGTGGTGGGCAAAGACTATCTGCTGTGCGACTACAACCGTGATGGAGACTCCTACAG ATCTCCGTGGAGTAATAAATACGAGCCTCCGATCGACGACGGCGCCATGCCCTCGGCTCGTCTGCGCAAGCTGGAGGTGGAGGCTAACAACGCCTTCGACCAGTACAGAGACCT gTATTTCGAGGGCGGGGTTTCCTCCGTGTACCTGTGGGATCTGGATCACGGATTCGCCGGAGTCATCCTCATCAAGAAAGCTGGAGACGGCTCCAAGAAGATCAAGGGATGCTGGGACTCCATCCACGTGGTGGAGGTGCAG gagaaGTCCAGCGGCCGCACGGCTCACTATAAACTCACGTCTACAGTCATGCTGTGGCTCCAGACCACCAAAACCGGCTCCGGCACCATGAACCTGGGCGGCAGCCTCACCCGACAG atggaGAAAGACGAGACGGTCAGCGAATCCTCTCCTCACATCGCTAACATCGGCCGCCTGGTGGAG GACATGGAGAACAAGATCCGCTCCACTCTCAACGAGATCTACTTCGGCAAGACCAAGGACATCGTCAACGGCCTGAG ATCTATCGAGTCTCTCCCTGATAATCAAAAGTACCGTCAGCTGCAGCGGGAGCTCTCTCAGGTTCCTGACCCAGCGTCAGATCTACATTGA
- the capzb gene encoding F-actin-capping protein subunit beta isoform X1, translating into MCVSLQNEQQLDCALDLMRRLPPQQIEKNLSDLIDLVPGLCEDLLSSVDQPLKIARDKVVGKDYLLCDYNRDGDSYRSPWSNKYEPPIDDGAMPSARLRKLEVEANNAFDQYRDLYFEGGVSSVYLWDLDHGFAGVILIKKAGDGSKKIKGCWDSIHVVEVQEKSSGRTAHYKLTSTVMLWLQTTKTGSGTMNLGGSLTRQMEKDETVSESSPHIANIGRLVEDMENKIRSTLNEIYFGKTKDIVNGLRSVQTLADKSKQEALKNDLMHALSQRSKQQS; encoded by the exons atgtgtgtttctctgcagaaCGAGCAGCAGTTGGACTGTGCCCTGGACCTGATGAGGCGCTTGCCTCCGCAGCAGATCGAGAAGAACCTCAGTGACCTCATCGAcctg gtgccCGGTCTGTGTGAAGACCTGCTGTCGTCGGTGGATCAGCCGCTGAAGATCGCTCGTGATAAAGTGGTGGGCAAAGACTATCTGCTGTGCGACTACAACCGTGATGGAGACTCCTACAG ATCTCCGTGGAGTAATAAATACGAGCCTCCGATCGACGACGGCGCCATGCCCTCGGCTCGTCTGCGCAAGCTGGAGGTGGAGGCTAACAACGCCTTCGACCAGTACAGAGACCT gTATTTCGAGGGCGGGGTTTCCTCCGTGTACCTGTGGGATCTGGATCACGGATTCGCCGGAGTCATCCTCATCAAGAAAGCTGGAGACGGCTCCAAGAAGATCAAGGGATGCTGGGACTCCATCCACGTGGTGGAGGTGCAG gagaaGTCCAGCGGCCGCACGGCTCACTATAAACTCACGTCTACAGTCATGCTGTGGCTCCAGACCACCAAAACCGGCTCCGGCACCATGAACCTGGGCGGCAGCCTCACCCGACAG atggaGAAAGACGAGACGGTCAGCGAATCCTCTCCTCACATCGCTAACATCGGCCGCCTGGTGGAG GACATGGAGAACAAGATCCGCTCCACTCTCAACGAGATCTACTTCGGCAAGACCAAGGACATCGTCAACGGCCTGAG GAGCGTTCAGACGCTGGCGGATAAATCGAAGCAGGAGGCTCTGAAGAACGACCTGATGCACGCTCTTAGCCAACGCAGCAAACAGCAAAGCTAG